The following are from one region of the Actinoplanes sp. L3-i22 genome:
- a CDS encoding glutamate--cysteine ligase produces MGEKVERTEFSREDRTRYRQKVRRSLDVFATMLRESRFDFERPMTGMEIELNLIDGNADPAFRNAEVLGAIADPDFQTELGQFNIEINLPPRRLGGDDIADLEKSLRASLNHAEAKARTVGVHMVTVGILPTLRREHLTGESLSANPRYALLNEQIFAARGEDLDIRIDGVDRLAVTTDTIAPEAACTSTQFHLQVSPAQFAAYWNASQVISGIQVALGANSPLLFGRELWRETRIPLFEQATDTRSEEIRAQGVRPRVWFGERWITSVFDLFEENVRYFPALLPICDQDDPADLLERGEIPALSELRLHNGTVYRWNRPIYDVVSGRPHLRVENRVMPAGPTVADTMANAAFYYGLARSLAEAERPVWTQLSFRAAEENFHACARHGIEASVFWPGVGTVPVTELVLRRLLPQAADGLDRWGVSPAQRDRLLGIIEQRCLRQQNGSSWQVDTLHELEKQGLDRQRALHEMLRRYLPLMHENIPVHEWPVGA; encoded by the coding sequence GTGGGTGAAAAAGTCGAGAGAACCGAGTTTTCCCGGGAGGACCGGACCCGCTACCGGCAGAAGGTCCGCCGGAGTCTGGACGTGTTCGCGACGATGTTGCGCGAGTCCCGTTTCGACTTCGAGCGGCCGATGACCGGTATGGAGATCGAGCTCAACCTGATCGACGGCAATGCCGACCCGGCGTTCCGCAACGCCGAGGTGCTCGGCGCGATCGCGGACCCGGACTTCCAGACCGAGCTGGGCCAGTTCAACATCGAGATCAACCTGCCGCCCCGGCGGCTCGGCGGGGACGACATCGCCGACCTGGAGAAGAGCCTGCGGGCCAGCCTCAACCACGCCGAGGCCAAGGCCCGGACGGTCGGCGTGCACATGGTGACGGTGGGGATCCTGCCGACGCTGCGCCGCGAGCACCTGACCGGTGAGTCGCTCTCCGCGAATCCCCGGTACGCCCTGCTCAACGAACAGATCTTCGCGGCGCGGGGAGAGGATCTGGACATCCGGATCGACGGGGTGGACCGGCTGGCGGTCACCACCGACACGATCGCGCCCGAGGCCGCGTGCACCAGCACCCAGTTCCACCTGCAGGTCAGTCCGGCGCAGTTCGCGGCGTACTGGAACGCCTCGCAGGTGATCTCCGGGATCCAGGTGGCGCTGGGCGCGAACTCGCCGCTGCTGTTCGGGCGGGAGTTGTGGCGGGAGACCCGGATCCCGCTGTTCGAGCAGGCCACCGACACCCGTTCGGAGGAGATCCGGGCCCAGGGCGTACGTCCGCGGGTCTGGTTCGGGGAACGCTGGATCACCAGCGTCTTCGACCTCTTCGAGGAGAACGTCCGGTACTTCCCGGCGCTGTTGCCGATCTGCGACCAGGACGACCCCGCGGACCTGCTGGAACGCGGCGAGATCCCGGCGCTGAGCGAGCTGCGGCTGCACAACGGGACGGTCTACCGGTGGAACCGGCCGATCTACGACGTGGTGAGCGGCCGACCACATCTGCGGGTGGAGAACCGGGTGATGCCGGCCGGGCCGACGGTCGCCGACACGATGGCGAACGCGGCGTTCTACTACGGCCTCGCGCGGAGCCTGGCGGAGGCCGAGCGGCCGGTCTGGACGCAGCTGAGTTTCCGCGCCGCCGAGGAGAACTTCCACGCCTGTGCCCGGCACGGCATCGAGGCCAGCGTGTTCTGGCCGGGCGTCGGCACGGTGCCGGTGACCGAGCTGGTGCTGCGCCGGCTGCTCCCCCAGGCGGCCGACGGCCTGGACCGGTGGGGCGTCTCGCCGGCCCAGCGGGACCGGCTGCTGGGGATCATCGAGCAGCGCTGCCTGCGCCAGCAGAACGGCTCGTCGTGGCAGGTGGACACGCTGCACGAGCTGGAGAAACAGGGTCTGGACCGGCAGCGGGCGCTGCACGAGATGCTGCGGCGCTACCTGCCGTTGATGCACGAGAACATTCCGGTGCACGAGTGGCCGGTGGGGGCCTGA
- a CDS encoding ATP-binding protein, producing MPSQLVCRPERDLPVAVLRVSGTLDRLTGDALGLAVRRSLAVQPVKLLLDVTRLKVADPIALGTFGSVVCQTAEFPNVPIVVCGADQGTSAALAATPACAGVEMAGDCAAALAEAGRQPAPDRVRVRLRPVPEACRQVRHLVDQACTGWQRSEFTATAALIATELVANVVRHARTTMEFTIAHRDGRITMAVRDGSRHLPKTLDPGITDAGGRGLRLVRELSAAWGVLPVSDGKVVWTHLTPALP from the coding sequence ATGCCCAGCCAGCTCGTCTGCCGGCCGGAACGGGACCTCCCGGTGGCGGTGCTCCGCGTCAGCGGCACCCTGGACCGGCTCACCGGCGACGCGCTCGGCCTCGCGGTCCGCCGCAGCCTCGCCGTCCAGCCGGTGAAACTGCTGCTCGACGTGACCCGATTAAAGGTGGCCGACCCGATCGCCCTCGGCACGTTCGGCTCGGTGGTCTGCCAGACCGCGGAGTTCCCGAACGTGCCGATCGTCGTCTGCGGGGCCGATCAGGGCACGTCCGCCGCGCTGGCGGCGACCCCCGCCTGCGCCGGGGTGGAGATGGCCGGTGACTGTGCCGCCGCCCTGGCCGAGGCCGGCCGCCAGCCCGCGCCGGACCGGGTCCGGGTCCGGCTGCGCCCGGTTCCGGAGGCCTGCCGGCAGGTGCGCCATCTGGTCGATCAGGCCTGCACCGGGTGGCAGCGCTCGGAGTTCACCGCTACCGCGGCGCTGATCGCGACGGAACTGGTGGCCAACGTGGTCCGGCACGCCCGCACGACGATGGAGTTCACCATCGCCCATCGCGACGGGCGCATCACGATGGCGGTCCGGGACGGCAGCCGGCACCTGCCCAAGACCCTCGATCCGGGGATCACCGACGCCGGGGGCCGGGGATTGCGCCTGGTCCGGGAGTTGTCGGCGGCGTGGGGCGTGCTCCCGGTCAGCGACGGCAAGGTCGTCTGGACCCACCTCACCCCGGCTCTCCCCTGA
- the secA2 gene encoding accessory Sec system translocase SecA2 has translation MGVSQRFKNRFRKFLQRPGTTVDLGPLSKRLDPIEAREEALKELDDAALTDAAREASDFTEICAVGREASRRAIGQRPYDVQLLGAMALLSGRVAEMATGEGKTLTAAIAAYGHTRLGNGPVHVLTVNDYLAKRDAEWMEPIYTLLGLTVGSVTEAMTPEERREAYAADVTYVSVSEAGFDYLRDQLVTDVADRVQRDLATAIVDEADSILIDEARVPMVLAGSTATESDPVHEAAELVKGLRNGKDYEVAEDGRSVAFTETGLKNIEELLGGIDLYADDQVEHLSAVNVALHAHALLRRDVDYIVRNGGVELIDEMRGRVAQRRRWPDGLQAAVEAKEGLSATAEGEVLNTITVQAYIALYKTVCGMTATAVHVGEQLREYFNLEVAVVPSNTPNIREDDPDRIYSAHDTRDEALVEEIKIAHDKGRPVLVGTLDVKASERLAEQLAEAGVPSNVLNAKNDAEEATIIAEAGAVGAVTVSTQMAGRGVDIRLGGSDEKDRDKVVELGGLYVIGAGRHDSRRVDDQLRGRAGRQGDPGASVFFVSLEDELVSRHAGDILPASPRMDMDGVVHDQQVDYAVEHAQRVAEGVNHEIHRNTWRYSVVIEQQRLLMAERRERLLTSEVAAIMLLERSPEKAKETDEDVLSDSARAIALYHLDRLWADHLAYLSEVREGVHLRALGKLDPLDEFHRSAVPAFQDLLTKVEERTIETFDEVDLTDGWQPDRAEIVRPSATWTYLVHDNPFGSELDRLIAAVGRRLTSGG, from the coding sequence ATGGGTGTGTCGCAGCGATTCAAGAACCGATTCCGCAAGTTTTTGCAGCGTCCCGGCACGACTGTGGACCTCGGCCCGCTGTCGAAGCGCCTGGACCCGATCGAGGCCCGTGAAGAGGCCCTCAAGGAGCTGGACGACGCGGCGCTCACCGACGCCGCGCGCGAGGCATCCGATTTCACCGAGATCTGCGCGGTCGGCCGGGAGGCGTCCCGCCGGGCGATCGGCCAGCGGCCGTACGACGTCCAGCTGCTCGGCGCGATGGCGCTGCTCTCCGGCCGGGTCGCCGAGATGGCCACCGGTGAGGGCAAGACGCTCACCGCGGCGATCGCCGCCTACGGGCACACCCGGCTCGGCAACGGCCCGGTGCACGTGCTGACCGTCAACGACTATCTGGCCAAGCGCGACGCCGAGTGGATGGAGCCGATCTACACGCTGCTCGGCCTGACCGTCGGCTCGGTGACCGAGGCGATGACCCCGGAGGAGCGCCGGGAGGCGTACGCCGCGGACGTCACCTACGTGTCGGTGTCCGAGGCCGGCTTCGACTACCTGCGGGACCAGCTGGTCACCGACGTCGCCGACCGGGTGCAGCGCGACCTGGCCACCGCGATCGTCGACGAGGCCGACTCGATCCTGATCGACGAGGCCCGGGTGCCGATGGTGCTGGCCGGTTCGACCGCCACCGAGAGCGACCCGGTGCACGAGGCCGCCGAGCTGGTCAAGGGCCTGCGCAACGGCAAGGACTACGAGGTCGCCGAGGACGGGCGCAGCGTCGCCTTCACCGAGACCGGCCTGAAGAACATCGAGGAGCTGCTCGGCGGCATCGACCTGTACGCCGACGACCAGGTCGAGCACCTGTCCGCGGTGAACGTGGCGCTGCACGCGCACGCCCTGCTGCGCCGCGACGTGGACTACATCGTCCGCAACGGCGGGGTCGAGCTGATCGACGAGATGCGCGGCCGGGTGGCCCAGCGCCGCCGCTGGCCGGACGGGCTGCAGGCGGCCGTGGAGGCCAAGGAGGGCCTGTCCGCGACCGCCGAGGGCGAGGTGCTGAACACCATCACGGTGCAGGCGTACATCGCGCTCTACAAGACGGTCTGCGGCATGACGGCGACCGCGGTGCACGTCGGCGAGCAGCTCCGGGAGTACTTCAACCTCGAGGTCGCGGTCGTCCCGTCGAACACCCCGAACATCCGCGAGGACGACCCGGACCGGATCTACTCGGCGCACGACACCCGGGACGAGGCGCTGGTCGAAGAGATCAAGATCGCGCACGACAAGGGTCGCCCGGTGCTGGTCGGCACGCTGGACGTGAAGGCGTCCGAGCGGCTGGCCGAGCAGCTGGCCGAGGCCGGTGTGCCGTCGAACGTGCTGAACGCGAAGAACGACGCCGAGGAGGCGACGATCATCGCGGAGGCCGGCGCGGTCGGCGCGGTCACCGTCTCCACCCAGATGGCCGGTCGTGGTGTCGACATCCGGCTGGGCGGCAGCGACGAGAAGGACCGGGACAAGGTCGTCGAGCTGGGCGGGCTGTACGTGATCGGTGCCGGCCGCCACGACAGCCGCCGGGTCGACGACCAGCTGCGTGGCCGGGCCGGCCGGCAGGGTGACCCGGGCGCCTCGGTGTTCTTCGTCAGCCTCGAGGACGAGCTGGTCAGCCGGCACGCCGGGGACATCCTGCCGGCCTCGCCGCGGATGGACATGGACGGCGTCGTGCACGACCAGCAGGTCGACTACGCGGTCGAGCACGCCCAGCGGGTCGCCGAGGGCGTCAACCACGAGATCCACCGCAACACCTGGCGCTACAGCGTGGTGATCGAGCAGCAGCGGCTGCTGATGGCCGAGCGGCGCGAGCGCCTGCTCACCTCCGAGGTCGCGGCGATCATGCTGCTGGAGCGGTCGCCGGAGAAGGCCAAGGAGACCGACGAGGACGTGCTGTCCGACTCGGCCCGGGCGATCGCGCTCTACCACCTGGACCGGCTGTGGGCCGACCATCTGGCGTACCTGTCCGAGGTCCGCGAGGGCGTGCATCTGCGGGCGCTGGGCAAGCTGGACCCGCTGGACGAGTTCCACCGGTCCGCGGTGCCGGCGTTCCAGGACCTGCTGACCAAGGTCGAGGAGCGGACCATCGAGACGTTCGACGAGGTCGACCTGACCGACGGCTGGCAGCCGGACCGGGCGGAGATCGTCCGGCCGTCGGCCACGTGGACGTACCTGGTGCACGACAACCCGTTCGGCTCGGAGCTGGACCGGTTGATCGCGGCGGTCGGCCGCCGACTCACCTCGGGTGGCTGA